Proteins from a genomic interval of Anatilimnocola floriformis:
- a CDS encoding c-type cytochrome has translation MRQEDVDRVIRENRASFEAFDTGSLGDTTLEMIPFVVFRVLQELEPEVFSNSALASVGFFARTDTPTRLNGITWTRPASANGSVQIRYMTRSCGSCHTGRVRREDGTIQLLFGSTNTEMNLHEFIGRLTKLLKARLGNSSDVPAYIDFRKRISEALESNAPEWYWGADSKLVSKAEAAREVATVKENLDAVLATMRQMNERRLAGVGLLQRHSYKNVSNPPSLTGGAPGLVETSGLGSTSLVSLVGEDKAATVLPPGPAMADIPAVWQIDPKGYANWDATIFGFARSLTSSLAVVGNPAKIDLKTNAAIQAFIGKLPAAPFPFPIDDKARARGEVTFKKNCAGCHVATPGRSREVLVFAIGTDRLRADAISATTVKMMEKVVRAACPPTETEFSLGDKPLIDPTNKRGYVANGLHGTWAQAPYLHNGSVPTLRQLLVPELRTNQPFLRGSITYNRQDGGWEWEPLREKEFKGAGSSAIALHDIRKDSFSNSGHGSQADPFVQDGQGKKVRISWGNNEIDKPIVDDLIAYLLSL, from the coding sequence ATGCGGCAAGAAGATGTCGATAGGGTCATTCGTGAGAACCGTGCGAGCTTCGAGGCCTTCGACACTGGATCTCTCGGTGACACCACGCTGGAGATGATTCCCTTTGTTGTGTTTCGCGTGCTGCAAGAACTCGAACCCGAAGTATTTAGCAATTCCGCGTTGGCAAGTGTTGGTTTTTTCGCGCGAACCGATACACCGACGCGTCTGAACGGCATCACTTGGACACGCCCAGCATCGGCCAACGGCAGTGTTCAGATTCGGTACATGACGCGCAGTTGCGGCAGTTGTCATACGGGGCGCGTGCGGCGTGAAGACGGCACGATTCAGCTATTGTTTGGAAGCACCAACACGGAGATGAACCTGCATGAGTTCATTGGCCGCCTGACGAAGCTCTTGAAAGCGCGACTCGGCAACTCGTCAGATGTGCCCGCCTATATCGACTTTCGCAAACGCATTTCCGAGGCATTGGAAAGCAATGCACCAGAATGGTATTGGGGCGCCGATTCAAAGCTCGTTTCCAAAGCAGAAGCGGCGCGCGAAGTGGCGACGGTGAAGGAGAATCTAGACGCGGTTCTGGCCACCATGCGTCAGATGAACGAGCGCCGACTGGCCGGCGTCGGCCTTCTCCAACGCCACAGTTACAAGAACGTGTCAAATCCTCCGAGCCTCACCGGCGGAGCGCCAGGGCTTGTGGAAACGTCGGGGCTGGGCAGCACCAGTCTGGTGAGCCTTGTCGGCGAAGATAAAGCCGCCACCGTTCTGCCTCCAGGGCCCGCGATGGCAGATATTCCAGCCGTTTGGCAAATCGATCCCAAGGGATATGCAAATTGGGACGCGACGATCTTTGGATTTGCGCGCTCGCTGACCTCATCGCTGGCCGTAGTGGGAAATCCAGCGAAAATTGACTTGAAGACGAACGCCGCAATTCAGGCATTTATCGGAAAGTTGCCAGCCGCCCCTTTCCCGTTTCCCATCGACGACAAAGCTCGCGCCCGTGGAGAAGTTACCTTCAAGAAGAACTGTGCGGGCTGCCATGTCGCGACTCCGGGGCGTAGCCGAGAAGTTCTTGTCTTCGCCATCGGAACCGATCGGCTGCGGGCTGACGCGATCTCTGCCACGACGGTCAAGATGATGGAAAAGGTAGTTCGTGCCGCCTGCCCTCCGACCGAAACGGAATTCAGCTTGGGCGACAAGCCGTTGATCGACCCAACCAACAAGCGCGGCTACGTCGCCAATGGACTGCATGGAACGTGGGCCCAAGCACCTTACTTGCACAACGGCTCGGTTCCAACGCTGCGTCAACTCTTGGTTCCCGAGCTGCGCACCAATCAGCCCTTCCTCCGCGGAAGCATCACCTACAATCGGCAGGACGGAGGCTGGGAGTGGGAGCCGCTTCGAGAAAAGGAATTCAAGGGAGCTGGCTCGAGCGCGATTGCCTTGCACGACATACGCAAAGACAGCTTCTCGAACAGTGGCCACGGCTCCCAGGCGGATCCATTTGTTCAAGATGGACAAGGAAAGAAAGTGCGGATCTCCTGGGGAAACAATGAAATCGATAAACCGATTGTCGACGATCTGATTGCTTACCTTCTCTCGCTGTGA
- a CDS encoding peroxidase family protein has translation MTRSTERDGWSNSFETFLLTRFGPLWRLAQAIPPLKKFLNRVLIKRAILKTNTRPYQFSLKSSYTSWDSLTDRKYTGRHLPPAAAGYTEKLPAIEDVAELFRRTKETYRISKKSTVLFTNFAQWFTDGFLRTNREDSNQNTSNHEIDLCQIYGLNPTETQTLRELQGGRLKTSKLATGVYPPLFFDDSLQEKDEFKHLAFKPVVPKGLPPERKKYIFVGGVERINVTVGYAMLNTLFLREHNRVCGELQKAYPTWDDERLFQTARNVMIVVLLRIVIEDYINHITPYHFKFSAEPWGFEHESWYRTNWMTVEFNLLYRWHSMVPDAILVRDKFEPVTNGLFNNALLVENGLGVMFQSASRQKASEVGLRNTTNHLVREAELKAIELGRKANLRTYNDYRELFRFPRVTDWSQITGDEEVQEKLKNLYEEVDNLEFFVGLFAEDVRENSALSPLIGRMVGVDAFSQALTNPLLSLNSFKPETFSDVGWKIIQQTRTLQDVLKRNLGNDDFDGEIRFTQRGDEPDEPRDLGSDLGPTTRPDLGPTTRPPGFGGATESADGLESASTSAGFDEAELYKK, from the coding sequence ATGACTCGCAGTACCGAGCGGGATGGGTGGTCAAATTCGTTCGAGACATTTCTGCTCACTCGGTTTGGGCCCCTGTGGCGACTCGCTCAGGCGATTCCTCCTCTGAAGAAGTTTCTGAATCGTGTTCTGATCAAGCGCGCGATTCTCAAGACGAATACGCGGCCATATCAGTTCAGCTTGAAATCTTCCTACACATCGTGGGATTCATTAACAGATCGAAAATATACGGGCCGGCATCTGCCACCCGCTGCCGCTGGTTACACGGAAAAACTGCCAGCTATTGAAGACGTAGCGGAATTGTTTCGTCGCACCAAAGAAACGTATCGTATCTCCAAGAAATCAACGGTGTTGTTCACCAATTTCGCCCAGTGGTTCACCGATGGGTTTCTGCGCACCAATCGAGAAGATTCCAACCAAAACACATCGAACCACGAGATCGATCTGTGTCAGATTTATGGCTTGAATCCAACGGAAACTCAAACGCTGCGCGAGTTGCAAGGAGGGCGACTAAAAACTTCCAAGCTTGCGACCGGGGTCTACCCGCCGCTGTTCTTCGACGATTCGTTGCAAGAGAAAGATGAATTCAAGCATCTGGCATTCAAGCCAGTCGTTCCAAAAGGATTGCCCCCAGAGCGAAAGAAATACATATTCGTCGGCGGAGTGGAACGCATCAACGTTACCGTCGGCTACGCGATGTTGAACACTCTTTTCCTGCGCGAACACAACCGCGTGTGCGGTGAGCTTCAAAAGGCCTATCCGACCTGGGATGACGAGCGATTATTTCAAACGGCCCGCAATGTGATGATCGTGGTGCTGTTGCGGATCGTGATCGAAGACTACATCAATCATATAACGCCGTATCATTTCAAGTTTTCCGCCGAGCCGTGGGGCTTCGAACACGAGAGCTGGTACCGAACCAATTGGATGACGGTCGAGTTCAACCTTTTGTACCGTTGGCACAGCATGGTCCCGGACGCAATCCTTGTCCGCGATAAGTTCGAGCCAGTTACAAACGGCCTCTTCAACAATGCCTTGCTGGTGGAAAACGGTCTTGGAGTCATGTTTCAATCAGCCAGCCGACAGAAGGCCTCCGAAGTTGGCTTGCGGAACACGACGAACCACCTGGTGCGTGAAGCAGAGCTGAAGGCGATTGAGCTCGGTCGAAAGGCGAATCTTCGCACCTATAACGACTATCGTGAATTGTTTCGCTTTCCTCGCGTAACCGATTGGTCGCAGATTACCGGCGATGAAGAGGTCCAGGAGAAGCTGAAGAACCTCTACGAGGAAGTTGACAACCTGGAGTTCTTTGTCGGCTTGTTTGCGGAGGATGTCCGCGAGAATTCCGCTCTGTCGCCTTTGATTGGACGAATGGTTGGCGTCGATGCTTTTTCACAAGCCTTGACCAATCCGTTGCTGTCATTAAATAGCTTCAAGCCGGAGACGTTTTCCGACGTCGGTTGGAAAATCATTCAGCAAACACGAACGCTCCAAGATGTGCTGAAGCGCAACCTCGGAAACGATGACTTCGACGGCGAGATCAGATTTACGCAGCGGGGCGACGAGCCAGATGAGCCACGCGATCTCGGTTCCGATCTCGGTCCGACGACAAGGCCCGATCTCGGTCCGACGACAAGGCCTCCAGGTTTTGGCGGAGCAACGGAATCTGCTGATGGCCTAGAGTCGGCGAGTACGTCGGCTGGCTTTGACGAAGCCGAACTTTACAAAAAGTAG
- the rpoN gene encoding RNA polymerase factor sigma-54: MRLSFGLEARQLQKQILAPRMIQSMEILQLPLQALQERIEQELSENPLLELQERDPTLPEESTSEPDLGANERSIEEKPLVVDEAHNNADDFERLLQLDRDVPDYFDETTRRSANRMDEDSDRAHDTISNVAERPESLQDYLMHQLGELDVDPRTMTMCERIISALDAKDGGYLRSSLRDLLPADAPPEDLSLAEKALELVQSLDPPGIAARDLRECLLKQLRPEIDLYDEQKTLISNHLEDLRDNRMPQIMKATGYSFDRIKEAWEELKKLNPKPAAQFAEVHVPSVEPDVEVERGEDGKWKVIVEESRTPQLFISKYYRERLASGEATPEEREYIKRKVQAAQWLIESIEQRRNTLMKVAQAIVEHQNEFLEEGPEHIHPLKMQQIADKVKVHVTTVSRAVDDKYIQTPRGIYPLRRFFVGGTQSDDGEDVAWDIIRIRLQEIIDKEDKSSPLSDDDIVHELKKLGLEVARRTVTKYRQKMSIPSSRQRRDWSKT; encoded by the coding sequence ATGCGATTATCCTTTGGTCTTGAAGCCCGGCAGCTGCAAAAGCAGATCCTTGCGCCGCGGATGATCCAGTCGATGGAAATCCTGCAGTTGCCGTTGCAGGCGCTGCAAGAACGGATCGAGCAAGAGCTGTCGGAAAATCCACTCCTCGAGTTGCAAGAGCGCGATCCGACGTTGCCCGAAGAATCGACTTCGGAACCCGACCTCGGCGCCAACGAACGAAGCATCGAAGAAAAGCCGCTCGTTGTCGACGAAGCTCACAACAACGCCGACGACTTCGAACGGTTGTTGCAGCTCGATCGCGATGTGCCGGATTATTTCGACGAAACAACACGTCGCAGCGCTAACCGGATGGACGAAGATTCCGACCGCGCGCACGACACGATTTCGAATGTCGCCGAACGGCCTGAATCGCTGCAAGATTATTTGATGCATCAGCTCGGTGAGCTCGATGTCGATCCTCGCACGATGACCATGTGCGAACGAATCATCTCCGCCCTTGATGCGAAGGACGGCGGATATCTCCGTAGCAGCCTGCGCGATCTGCTCCCTGCCGATGCTCCGCCCGAAGATTTGTCGTTAGCCGAGAAGGCGCTCGAGCTAGTGCAAAGTCTTGATCCGCCGGGCATTGCGGCCCGCGATCTGCGCGAGTGCTTGCTCAAACAGTTACGGCCTGAAATCGATTTGTACGACGAACAAAAAACGCTGATCAGCAACCACCTGGAAGATCTGCGCGACAACCGCATGCCGCAGATCATGAAGGCCACGGGCTACAGCTTCGATCGCATCAAGGAAGCCTGGGAAGAGCTGAAGAAACTCAATCCCAAGCCGGCCGCTCAGTTTGCCGAAGTCCACGTGCCCTCGGTCGAGCCCGACGTGGAAGTCGAGCGCGGCGAAGACGGCAAGTGGAAAGTGATCGTTGAGGAGAGTCGCACGCCGCAGCTCTTCATCAGCAAGTACTATCGCGAGCGTCTCGCCAGTGGCGAAGCCACGCCGGAAGAGCGCGAATACATCAAGCGCAAGGTGCAAGCCGCGCAGTGGCTCATCGAATCGATCGAGCAACGCCGCAACACGCTGATGAAGGTCGCCCAAGCCATCGTCGAGCATCAGAACGAATTTCTCGAGGAAGGCCCCGAGCACATTCATCCGCTCAAGATGCAGCAGATCGCCGACAAAGTAAAGGTGCACGTCACCACCGTCAGCCGGGCGGTTGACGACAAGTACATTCAAACGCCCCGCGGCATTTATCCGTTGCGGCGGTTCTTCGTCGGCGGCACGCAATCGGACGACGGCGAAGATGTGGCGTGGGACATCATCCGCATTCGCTTGCAGGAAATCATCGACAAGGAGGACAAGTCGAGCCCGCTGAGCGATGACGACATCGTTCACGAACTGAAAAAGCTCGGCCTCGAAGTCGCCCGCCGCACGGTCACCAAGTACCGCCAAAAAATGTCGATCCCCAGCAGCCGTCAACGGCGCGACTGGTCGAAGACGTAA
- a CDS encoding S8 family serine peptidase, with amino-acid sequence MFSKNHYINLASGRFDNTQLSDLDAAFESFDASKPSSGLVIHFHGGLVNEKAAMTSAEALFKTFSETGAYPFFFVWETGLWETFRNNLTEIAQETLFKKIVSYLVDHLLKKLGVDSSSFALESVAVGKSPQEQVEEWIDQQKAPTSPVPQQAPFDEIRNEEARAGLTGNEADEQELAAAMRGDAELQKEIDELNRQLFAPPSSAEANESGLGYKTPGHLTASALQELSGIAERPERTPHVPPPVSAEESLIGIGITVGRVAVAAARIGYRVIRRYSKGRDHGLYTTVVEEVLRDLYVGKLGAELFWNQMKRDTLDAFGDDDRLYGGTAFLRRLVKRFENVANPPRVTLVGHSAGAIYLCNFLIHAHREFKQLPDVKFDVVMLAPAVDFDLFNQAIQTQRIGNVRSFGMRDQLEAKDALLAPFSSTLKYVYPKSLLYLVSGLLETEVDRPLVGMERYYPGKQYEGRLFQSVAAVKKFFAAGPDRLIWSVAKSGPGLSSESARHMDFNQTDPVTLASVLHILKAGFVQAVDPDSGLESMQIERVSDADLSRMLDGMDDSEAIQILNDFSSWLDSNTTRKLHRTGVGLALPIAREIISAPAAEMSDGELAKLTLKVAAQDEKCQQPLAQMAKSSRGVKGTVSLAPDAVLVGLQSQIHIDESDGKINVQVLRPSYELSRAAAEMAARADESTRYSPRTSELLINEDKVAAALASLHSEDLAAVFAKVQHVTPPELSDATKEKFAWDLVNDKLNRGESLEDLLITANLVVPSAGLLQRFLAKDKKVSRSLRRQISVAQQRAYDPTGTPEVVSPMTLRLRSPEVDLKNIPGLTIVSKVGNIVAAEGTAASLSALEDHEDVLTVDNPHGLLLPECRYSMAHVGATNAKARTNEGGDQCLVAIIDGGIDVMHHAFRQVADPMKTRLVGIWDLSDPTGKQNHTAGLNTPGTLLPPAGFEAAGGTWHSKAAIENYLASGVLGGNLQRDRGGHGSHVASIAAGSATPANLPSFPGGVAHEAPILAIIVGSSEYEEGSPNQIGYSNTLVSALEFAQAKAEELKLPVSVNMSQGHQSGGHDGTTTLEAAIDSFCQNGRARGRAVVKSAGNSRATAGHAYATIAPKFLENLEWVSDVQKTVNFRTGRVKDVIEVWFNPSEQMGFLLFNPNSDRSISVNFTNPHAAGVFPNGNTYIIDYDKHFRDNGHGRLRIEIAAGTAKAILDGKWQLEMVNGDTARAQELHAWIEVTDWQPAQFTGFAQADTTLTIPGTANSVITVAAVQIAPQGVAKFSCFGKTRHGLEKPEISAPGVNIMAAEGNTLNGFIERDGTSMAAPHVTGAVALVFSAAKKQGIQIPSANEVRQAFRNINNNHWDRGSGYGVLNVDALLQFFGL; translated from the coding sequence ATGTTCAGCAAGAACCATTACATCAATCTGGCCAGCGGCCGTTTTGATAACACGCAATTGAGCGATCTCGACGCTGCGTTTGAGAGCTTTGATGCCAGCAAACCGAGCTCGGGCTTGGTGATTCACTTTCACGGCGGCTTGGTCAACGAAAAGGCCGCGATGACCTCGGCCGAAGCGTTGTTCAAAACATTTTCCGAAACGGGCGCCTATCCCTTTTTCTTCGTGTGGGAGACAGGCCTATGGGAGACGTTTCGCAATAACCTGACGGAGATCGCGCAAGAGACGCTCTTTAAGAAAATTGTGAGTTATCTGGTTGACCATCTCTTGAAGAAGCTGGGAGTGGATTCTTCGTCGTTCGCGCTCGAGTCGGTCGCCGTTGGCAAATCGCCGCAGGAACAAGTGGAAGAGTGGATCGACCAGCAAAAGGCTCCCACCAGCCCAGTGCCGCAGCAGGCTCCCTTTGACGAGATTCGCAATGAAGAAGCTCGCGCAGGCCTAACGGGGAACGAAGCCGATGAGCAGGAATTGGCGGCTGCGATGCGCGGCGATGCCGAACTGCAGAAGGAAATCGATGAGCTGAACAGGCAGTTGTTTGCGCCTCCCTCGTCCGCCGAGGCCAATGAAAGCGGCCTGGGCTACAAGACGCCGGGCCATCTCACGGCCAGCGCACTGCAGGAACTGAGCGGTATTGCCGAGCGGCCAGAAAGAACCCCTCACGTTCCGCCCCCGGTGTCAGCAGAAGAATCGCTGATCGGCATCGGGATCACCGTCGGTCGCGTTGCGGTGGCAGCCGCCCGCATCGGCTATCGAGTCATTCGCCGCTATTCCAAGGGCCGCGACCATGGACTCTACACGACCGTTGTCGAGGAGGTGCTGCGCGATCTGTACGTTGGCAAGCTCGGCGCGGAATTGTTCTGGAATCAAATGAAGCGCGACACGCTCGATGCGTTCGGCGACGACGATCGACTGTACGGCGGCACCGCATTCTTGCGCCGACTGGTGAAACGGTTTGAAAACGTTGCAAACCCGCCGCGGGTGACACTCGTTGGGCATAGCGCCGGCGCGATTTACCTGTGTAATTTTTTGATTCATGCCCACCGCGAATTCAAGCAACTGCCGGATGTCAAATTCGACGTGGTCATGCTCGCGCCGGCTGTCGATTTTGATCTCTTCAATCAGGCCATTCAAACACAGCGGATCGGCAACGTTCGTTCCTTCGGCATGCGCGATCAATTGGAAGCCAAGGACGCACTGCTCGCGCCGTTTTCAAGCACGTTGAAATATGTCTATCCAAAGTCGCTCCTCTATCTGGTGTCCGGCTTGTTGGAAACAGAAGTCGACCGGCCGCTCGTCGGCATGGAGCGGTACTATCCTGGCAAGCAGTACGAAGGACGTTTGTTCCAAAGCGTTGCTGCCGTGAAGAAGTTTTTTGCGGCAGGACCGGATCGCCTGATCTGGTCGGTGGCAAAGAGCGGACCGGGCCTTAGCTCCGAATCGGCCCGGCATATGGATTTCAATCAGACCGACCCGGTCACGCTGGCCAGCGTCCTACACATTTTGAAAGCGGGATTTGTACAGGCAGTCGACCCTGATTCGGGGCTCGAGAGCATGCAGATCGAACGCGTGAGCGACGCTGATTTGAGCCGCATGCTCGATGGGATGGACGATTCCGAGGCCATTCAAATACTAAACGACTTCTCGTCCTGGCTCGACAGTAATACGACGCGAAAACTGCACAGAACAGGTGTAGGGTTGGCTTTGCCGATCGCCAGAGAAATCATTTCCGCACCAGCGGCCGAAATGTCGGATGGCGAGTTAGCCAAATTGACGCTAAAAGTCGCGGCGCAGGATGAAAAATGCCAACAGCCGCTGGCGCAAATGGCCAAGAGTTCGAGAGGCGTCAAGGGAACGGTTTCCCTCGCACCCGATGCCGTTCTGGTTGGATTGCAAAGCCAAATTCACATCGATGAATCCGATGGCAAAATCAACGTGCAGGTTCTTCGGCCTTCCTATGAGCTCAGTCGCGCGGCGGCGGAGATGGCGGCCCGTGCCGACGAGTCCACGCGATATTCGCCGCGCACATCCGAGCTCTTAATTAATGAAGACAAAGTCGCGGCCGCCTTGGCATCGTTGCACTCCGAAGACCTCGCCGCCGTTTTTGCCAAGGTGCAACACGTCACGCCGCCAGAACTGTCTGACGCGACGAAGGAAAAGTTTGCCTGGGATCTTGTCAACGACAAATTGAATCGTGGCGAAAGTCTGGAAGACTTGCTCATCACAGCCAATCTTGTTGTCCCTTCGGCCGGTTTGTTGCAGCGTTTTTTGGCGAAGGACAAAAAGGTGAGCAGGAGTCTGCGTCGCCAAATTTCCGTCGCTCAACAACGAGCCTATGACCCAACCGGCACTCCAGAGGTTGTGTCGCCAATGACCCTGCGCTTGCGCTCGCCGGAAGTCGACCTCAAGAATATTCCAGGACTGACCATCGTTTCGAAAGTGGGAAACATTGTGGCGGCCGAGGGAACCGCTGCTTCGCTATCTGCGCTGGAAGATCACGAAGATGTTTTGACAGTCGACAATCCCCACGGCCTGCTATTGCCTGAATGCCGATATTCGATGGCGCATGTCGGAGCCACCAATGCCAAGGCCCGCACGAACGAAGGGGGTGACCAGTGCCTGGTTGCGATCATCGACGGTGGGATCGACGTCATGCATCATGCGTTTCGCCAGGTTGCCGATCCCATGAAAACTCGCCTGGTAGGCATCTGGGATCTGAGTGATCCAACCGGCAAGCAAAACCACACTGCAGGCCTGAATACTCCTGGAACGCTGTTGCCGCCAGCCGGATTCGAAGCCGCAGGGGGAACCTGGCATTCTAAGGCAGCGATCGAAAATTATCTGGCCAGTGGCGTGCTTGGTGGCAACTTGCAGCGCGATCGAGGCGGTCACGGCAGCCATGTGGCGAGCATCGCCGCCGGCTCGGCAACTCCGGCGAATCTCCCCTCTTTTCCGGGCGGAGTCGCACACGAGGCGCCGATTCTGGCCATCATCGTCGGCAGTAGCGAGTACGAAGAGGGTTCGCCCAATCAAATTGGCTACTCCAATACACTCGTCTCTGCGCTGGAATTTGCTCAGGCAAAAGCAGAAGAACTGAAGTTGCCGGTCTCTGTCAACATGAGCCAAGGGCATCAATCCGGCGGTCACGACGGCACGACCACGCTGGAGGCCGCCATCGATAGTTTCTGTCAGAACGGCCGTGCCCGCGGACGGGCCGTGGTGAAGTCGGCCGGCAATAGCCGCGCAACTGCGGGGCATGCCTATGCCACGATAGCCCCTAAGTTTTTAGAAAACTTGGAATGGGTATCTGACGTGCAGAAGACCGTCAACTTTCGCACCGGACGCGTGAAGGATGTGATTGAAGTTTGGTTCAATCCCTCGGAGCAGATGGGCTTTTTGCTCTTCAATCCCAACTCGGATCGATCCATCTCGGTGAATTTTACAAATCCTCATGCCGCCGGCGTTTTTCCCAACGGCAATACCTACATCATCGACTACGACAAGCACTTTCGCGACAACGGCCACGGCCGATTGCGAATTGAAATCGCGGCGGGAACGGCGAAGGCGATCCTGGATGGTAAATGGCAACTCGAAATGGTGAATGGCGATACCGCTCGCGCTCAAGAGTTGCATGCCTGGATCGAAGTTACCGATTGGCAGCCCGCGCAGTTCACAGGGTTCGCTCAGGCAGACACTACCCTCACGATTCCAGGCACGGCCAACAGTGTCATCACCGTGGCGGCTGTGCAGATTGCGCCCCAAGGCGTGGCCAAGTTTTCCTGTTTTGGCAAAACTCGCCACGGGCTCGAAAAGCCCGAGATTTCGGCCCCTGGTGTCAACATCATGGCTGCCGAAGGGAACACGCTGAATGGCTTTATCGAGCGCGACGGGACGAGCATGGCCGCTCCGCATGTAACCGGCGCTGTGGCCCTGGTTTTCTCCGCCGCGAAGAAGCAAGGGATTCAAATTCCCTCGGCCAACGAAGTGCGCCAAGCCTTCCGCAACATAAATAACAACCACTGGGACCGCGGCTCGGGCTACGGCGTGCTGAACGTCGACGCGCTGCTTCAGTTCTTCGGCCTCTAG
- the recR gene encoding recombination mediator RecR, whose protein sequence is MAQVTDSVSKVIEEFAKLPGIGRKSAERLAYHVLRVPKSEAFALADAIRAVRENVRYCATCFNLAESEECSICADSRRDRTQLCVVEQPRDLMALEQAGVFRGLYHVLLGRIAPLDGIGPDQLTLPQLVQRVRQGTFSEIVMATNPTVEGDGTALHISNLLAEFPVSMTRLARGITTGSVLEYTNKEILADALAGRQRL, encoded by the coding sequence ATGGCCCAAGTCACTGATTCCGTGAGCAAAGTCATCGAGGAGTTTGCCAAACTCCCCGGCATCGGTCGCAAAAGCGCCGAGCGGCTCGCGTATCACGTGCTGCGGGTTCCCAAGAGCGAAGCCTTCGCCCTGGCCGACGCCATTCGCGCGGTTCGCGAAAACGTCCGCTACTGCGCGACTTGCTTCAACCTGGCCGAGAGCGAAGAGTGCAGCATTTGTGCGGACTCGCGTCGCGACCGCACGCAGCTATGCGTCGTCGAGCAGCCACGCGACCTGATGGCCCTCGAGCAAGCCGGCGTCTTTCGCGGCTTGTATCACGTGCTGCTTGGCCGTATCGCGCCGCTCGACGGCATCGGCCCCGATCAATTGACCCTGCCGCAACTCGTGCAACGGGTGCGGCAAGGAACGTTCAGCGAAATCGTGATGGCGACGAACCCTACTGTCGAAGGCGACGGCACGGCGCTCCACATTTCGAACTTGCTCGCAGAGTTCCCGGTAAGTATGACTCGCCTGGCGCGGGGAATCACAACCGGCAGCGTTTTGGAATACACGAACAAAGAGATCCTCGCCGACGCCCTTGCAGGTCGGCAGCGATTGTAA